A genomic stretch from Hydrogenimonas urashimensis includes:
- the fliW gene encoding flagellar assembly protein FliW, giving the protein MDFKVVLPILGFDTLEEVELEPIDEIFYTLRNKRGETPAFTLIQPGALRGDYVFELPESAEKKLALEKEEDAMVLNIMIVDTPLENSHVNFIAPLVFNKTKGTMGQVVLDSANYSDYGLAEPLKHYLESAESEK; this is encoded by the coding sequence ATGGATTTCAAAGTGGTCCTGCCTATACTGGGTTTCGACACTCTCGAAGAGGTCGAACTTGAACCGATCGACGAAATATTCTACACTCTAAGGAACAAGCGGGGCGAAACGCCCGCCTTCACCCTGATACAGCCCGGCGCGCTGCGCGGCGACTATGTTTTCGAGCTCCCCGAAAGCGCCGAAAAGAAACTGGCGCTCGAAAAGGAGGAGGACGCGATGGTGCTGAACATCATGATCGTCGATACGCCGTTGGAGAACTCCCATGTCAACTTCATCGCCCCCCTCGTATTCAACAAAACGAAAGGGACGATGGGGCAGGTGGTTCTTGATTCCGCCAACTATTCCGACTACGGGCTCGCCGAGCCGCTGAAACACTATCTCGAATCCGCGGAGAGTGAAAAATGA
- a CDS encoding pyrroline-5-carboxylate reductase: protein MRLTIVGPGKMALALAKGLEKEHELTIVGRDGEKLLHFTRQLARHAKTALLEKYETEGQTLILCVKPHALKEVAKELRGKAAAIYSILAGTDIETLKKALKAESYIRAMPNLAAEYFASMTTLTGEKNKKEEAKTLFASIGNTLWVESEKELDIATAVAGSGPAYLALVAEALADGAVKEGLGRADAMKLVEGLFAGFAPLIAHSHPALIKDAVMSPGGTTAAGYGALEAAGARDAFIEAVEKAYKKTL, encoded by the coding sequence ATGAGACTGACAATCGTCGGCCCGGGAAAGATGGCCCTCGCCCTGGCCAAAGGCCTCGAGAAAGAGCACGAACTCACCATCGTCGGACGTGACGGCGAAAAGCTCCTCCACTTCACGCGGCAGCTGGCCAGACACGCCAAAACGGCCCTGCTTGAAAAGTACGAAACGGAAGGGCAGACCCTCATTCTATGCGTCAAGCCCCACGCCCTCAAAGAGGTCGCCAAAGAGCTCAGAGGCAAAGCGGCGGCCATCTACTCCATCCTCGCCGGCACCGATATCGAAACGCTGAAAAAGGCGCTGAAAGCGGAAAGCTACATCCGGGCCATGCCCAATCTCGCCGCCGAGTATTTCGCCTCCATGACCACCCTCACGGGCGAGAAAAACAAAAAAGAGGAGGCCAAGACCCTTTTCGCCTCCATCGGAAACACCCTCTGGGTCGAGAGCGAAAAGGAGCTCGATATCGCCACCGCCGTCGCCGGCAGCGGCCCGGCCTACCTGGCGCTGGTAGCCGAAGCGCTTGCCGACGGCGCCGTCAAAGAGGGTCTTGGGCGCGCCGACGCGATGAAGCTGGTCGAAGGCCTCTTCGCCGGTTTCGCACCGCTTATCGCCCACAGTCATCCCGCCCTCATAAAAGACGCCGTCATGAGCCCCGGGGGCACCACCGCCGCGGGATACGGGGCGCTGGAAGCCGCAGGCGCCCGTGACGCCTTTATCGAAGCCGTCGAAAAAGCCTACAAAAAGACCCTCTGA
- the lon gene encoding endopeptidase La, whose protein sequence is MQLSDYSAFPADIPVIVEDDLFLYPFMISPIFLSDEKNVQAAVEAVETNSLVMVCPTKPGHEGERSFDAIYNAGVIGSIMRKVTLPDGRIKVLFQGLARGRIIEEVSRSPLIAKVDVIHAKPYNELKIEALMEVLREKLRQLSQVSNQFPPDLVRTIEENHEPNRIADLISSTIKIKKPEAYELFIEEDVEQRLLLLIDLISAEIEASKLQKEIRSKVHSRIEQVNKEYFLKEQLKQIQQELGTDTQREEEIEEYYKKLEAKKPHMNEDAYKEIKKQIDRFSRMHPDSADANMIQGWLDWVLEIPFGKMARKHLKIEDVQRQLDKDHYGLKKPKERIVEYFSVRELAELRGVADSQIKGAILCFAGPPGIGKTSLANSISKALKRKLVRIALGGLEDVNELRGHRRTYIGAMPGRIVQGLIDAGEMNPVMVLDEIDKVGRSMRGDPTSVLLEILDPEQNSAFRDYYLNFNIDLSQVIFIATANDVASIPGPLRDRMEFIFLSSYTPQEKYEIAKRYLIPQELRKHALKKSEFSITKAALEMVIENYTREAGVRNLRRRIADMIRKAAKEILSDPTIQKVTVNVKNLQEFLDKPIFEIDQSDKVPTVGVVNGLAWTAVGGDVLKIETIKIKGKGGLQLTGSLGDVMKESARIALSVVKTLIDQGKLKIDERIIPKTAKEREEKIKVEPSEVYKRYDLHIHVPEGATPKDGPSAGITMATAIASIFGEYRVRPDVAMTGELTLTGKVLPIGGLKEKLIAAYKAKMKTVLIPAKNYKRDLDDIPDVVKDALRIVPVSHVEEVLKEALIIE, encoded by the coding sequence ATGCAACTTAGCGATTACAGCGCTTTTCCCGCCGATATTCCGGTGATCGTCGAAGATGACCTCTTTTTGTATCCCTTTATGATTTCCCCGATATTCCTCAGCGACGAGAAAAACGTCCAGGCGGCCGTGGAAGCGGTCGAGACCAACTCTTTGGTCATGGTCTGCCCGACCAAACCGGGGCACGAGGGGGAGAGAAGCTTCGACGCCATCTACAATGCCGGCGTCATCGGTTCGATCATGCGGAAGGTGACGCTGCCTGATGGACGGATCAAAGTTCTTTTCCAGGGGCTCGCTCGGGGGCGCATCATCGAAGAGGTCAGCCGCTCGCCGCTGATAGCGAAGGTGGACGTGATCCACGCGAAACCCTACAACGAACTGAAGATCGAGGCGCTTATGGAGGTGCTCAGGGAAAAGCTCAGGCAGCTTTCGCAGGTGAGCAACCAGTTCCCGCCCGATCTTGTCCGCACCATCGAAGAGAACCATGAACCCAACCGCATCGCCGATCTGATCTCGAGCACGATCAAGATCAAAAAGCCGGAAGCTTACGAACTCTTCATCGAAGAGGACGTGGAGCAGCGGCTTTTGCTTCTTATCGATCTCATCAGTGCCGAAATCGAGGCGAGCAAGCTGCAGAAGGAGATCCGTTCCAAGGTCCACAGCCGCATCGAGCAGGTGAACAAGGAGTATTTCCTAAAAGAGCAGCTCAAGCAGATTCAGCAAGAACTCGGCACCGACACCCAGCGGGAAGAGGAGATCGAGGAGTACTACAAAAAACTCGAGGCCAAAAAGCCCCATATGAACGAGGACGCCTACAAAGAGATCAAGAAGCAGATCGACCGTTTTTCGCGGATGCATCCCGACTCGGCCGACGCCAACATGATCCAGGGGTGGCTTGATTGGGTGCTTGAGATCCCTTTCGGGAAAATGGCCAGGAAGCACCTGAAGATCGAGGATGTCCAAAGACAGCTCGACAAGGACCACTACGGGCTCAAAAAACCGAAAGAGCGGATCGTCGAATACTTTTCGGTCCGCGAACTGGCGGAGCTTCGGGGGGTGGCCGACAGCCAGATCAAAGGGGCAATCCTCTGTTTCGCCGGACCTCCGGGCATCGGCAAAACCTCTTTGGCCAACTCCATCTCCAAGGCGCTCAAGCGCAAGCTGGTTCGCATCGCCCTGGGCGGGCTGGAAGATGTCAACGAACTGCGTGGCCACCGGCGTACCTACATCGGCGCGATGCCGGGGCGAATCGTGCAGGGGCTCATCGACGCGGGCGAAATGAACCCCGTGATGGTTCTGGACGAAATCGACAAAGTGGGGCGAAGCATGCGGGGCGACCCGACGTCGGTGCTGCTGGAGATTCTCGACCCCGAACAAAACAGTGCCTTCAGGGACTACTATCTCAACTTCAACATCGATCTGAGCCAGGTGATCTTCATCGCCACGGCAAACGACGTGGCATCCATTCCGGGACCGCTGCGCGACCGGATGGAGTTCATCTTTCTCAGCAGCTACACGCCCCAGGAGAAGTACGAGATCGCGAAGCGCTATCTGATTCCCCAGGAGCTTCGTAAGCACGCGCTGAAAAAGAGCGAGTTCTCGATTACGAAAGCGGCGCTGGAGATGGTGATCGAGAACTATACAAGAGAGGCGGGCGTGCGCAATCTCCGCCGGCGTATCGCCGACATGATCCGAAAAGCCGCCAAAGAGATTCTCAGCGATCCGACTATCCAAAAAGTGACGGTGAACGTGAAGAATCTGCAGGAGTTCCTCGACAAGCCGATATTCGAGATCGACCAGAGCGACAAGGTTCCGACGGTCGGCGTCGTCAACGGCCTCGCCTGGACGGCGGTGGGAGGCGACGTACTGAAGATCGAGACCATCAAGATCAAGGGCAAGGGAGGGCTGCAGCTGACAGGAAGCCTCGGCGACGTCATGAAGGAGTCGGCGCGCATCGCGCTCAGCGTGGTCAAGACGCTGATCGACCAGGGCAAACTGAAGATCGACGAGCGGATCATTCCCAAAACCGCCAAAGAGCGGGAAGAGAAGATCAAGGTGGAGCCGAGCGAAGTCTACAAGCGGTACGATCTGCATATCCACGTGCCCGAAGGGGCGACGCCAAAAGACGGGCCGAGTGCCGGCATCACGATGGCGACGGCGATCGCGTCGATCTTTGGCGAGTACAGGGTGCGTCCTGACGTGGCGATGACGGGCGAGCTGACGCTGACGGGCAAAGTGCTGCCGATCGGCGGGCTGAAGGAGAAGCTGATCGCCGCTTACAAGGCGAAGATGAAAACGGTGCTCATTCCCGCCAAAAACTACAAAAGGGATCTCGACGATATCCCGGACGTGGTCAAAGACGCATTGCGGATCGTTCCCGTTTCACATGTGGAAGAGGTGCTCAAAGAGGCGTTGATTATCGAATGA
- a CDS encoding nitrate- and nitrite sensing domain-containing protein, with protein MQVGIRSKLKLISLIPILLLLGFASYFLYQSSTNYFKGQTFNERMVYSSIINDLATQLAKERGMTSIYIASNGKKIKESLASQRKEVDKVAGRLKSYLSQHPEIAPKKLITMLLGILHKKRQQIDTLEITFDEAFFNYYSVLIKALLDEIDAVSSTGPDSEITNEAKAFISFAKAKEASGIERGFMSYILTRYTKMSDEELQKWIHYIGKADTYEYSFIGDENLRKRIRTILENDEAKEIFDELAQARTEILHSINDGYYTIDPTLWFNLNTEKISILVNAQKVIMKEMNRKTAETLQEQMYIAVASGALWIISIILAIIGFIVSREITQNIKNLETILQNVAESTNQKVDINLDTPEGTAKAYALLQAIIEETRREQQRAEEASEAKSLFLANMSHEIRTPLNGIVGFTELLKNTELKGEQKEFVSIIEKSSENLLEIINNILDLSKIESNKVEIENIVFNPIEEFESAVEIYAVKAAEKHVNLACFIDPRLNQPIKGDPTKIKEILINLMSNAVKFTNQGGSINVEIRKVHASDPEKCAISFSVEDTGIGISPDKKAHIFEAFSQADTSVTRKFGGTGLGLTISARYAELMGGKLDLESELGKGTKFFFTIEFEELPQMNEDLRDHFTNVSVAFFTSPSQSKKQDEYIKEYLDYFGAQFIPFSAPEELIKLATEKKAQSALIDADYASDSDLRKMGKTPIHCNVIIKSTQQKRIEALRLHCEKIIYEPVNVTKMISLLKAATSEVTKEARRPLLDIDHIGFSAKALVAEDNTINQKLIKRTLEDLGLTVELADNGLEAFEKRRNGDYDIIFMDISMPVMDGVEATHEILDYEEDEDIPHVPIIALTANALKGDRERFLAEGLDEYTTKPLIREEIVSILKKFLGDKMYTKEPTESAAKRMEKSKKAAAAATAPQESVSFDEVQEAALATEETAAPGDTAKADTILVLKKSPLEGKIFANLLHQLGYKVDMAESPKELGDKLNENVAIVFVDKETEGLALEPLSREVKMSAPQAALILMTDPATQVDENERRFCDEVIINLVNRDLIRLIIEKFMKHEG; from the coding sequence GAGCGGGGCATGACATCCATCTACATCGCTTCCAACGGGAAAAAAATCAAAGAGTCCCTGGCCAGCCAGAGAAAAGAGGTGGACAAGGTCGCCGGCCGGCTCAAAAGCTACCTCTCCCAGCATCCAGAAATCGCCCCGAAGAAACTGATTACGATGCTGCTGGGCATTCTCCACAAAAAGCGCCAGCAGATCGATACGCTGGAGATCACGTTCGACGAAGCCTTCTTCAACTACTACTCCGTCCTGATCAAGGCGCTGCTGGACGAAATCGACGCGGTGAGTTCGACGGGACCCGACAGCGAGATCACCAACGAAGCGAAAGCCTTCATCAGCTTCGCCAAGGCGAAAGAGGCGAGCGGCATCGAACGCGGATTCATGTCCTACATCCTCACGCGCTATACGAAAATGAGCGACGAAGAGCTGCAGAAATGGATCCACTACATCGGCAAGGCCGATACGTACGAATACAGCTTCATCGGGGATGAAAACCTCAGAAAGAGGATCCGGACAATCCTGGAGAACGACGAGGCCAAAGAGATCTTCGACGAACTGGCGCAGGCACGCACCGAAATTCTCCACTCCATCAACGACGGATACTATACGATCGACCCGACACTGTGGTTCAACCTCAACACCGAAAAGATCTCCATCCTCGTCAACGCCCAGAAGGTGATCATGAAGGAGATGAACCGCAAGACGGCCGAAACGCTGCAGGAGCAGATGTATATCGCCGTCGCGTCGGGCGCGCTCTGGATCATCTCCATCATCCTGGCGATCATCGGCTTCATCGTCAGCCGAGAAATTACGCAGAACATCAAAAACCTCGAAACCATTCTGCAGAACGTGGCGGAATCGACCAATCAGAAAGTGGATATCAACCTCGACACGCCGGAAGGCACGGCGAAAGCCTACGCGCTGCTGCAGGCGATCATCGAAGAGACGCGCCGCGAACAGCAGCGCGCCGAAGAGGCGAGCGAAGCGAAATCGCTCTTTCTTGCGAACATGTCCCACGAAATCCGCACGCCTCTTAACGGTATCGTCGGCTTTACCGAGCTGCTGAAAAACACCGAGCTTAAAGGGGAGCAGAAAGAGTTCGTCAGCATCATCGAAAAGAGCTCGGAAAACCTTCTGGAGATCATCAACAACATTCTCGACCTCTCCAAGATCGAGAGCAACAAGGTCGAGATCGAAAACATCGTCTTCAACCCGATCGAAGAGTTCGAGAGCGCCGTCGAAATCTACGCCGTCAAAGCGGCCGAAAAGCACGTCAACCTCGCCTGTTTCATCGATCCCCGTCTGAACCAGCCCATCAAGGGCGACCCGACGAAGATCAAGGAAATCCTGATCAACCTGATGAGCAACGCCGTCAAGTTCACGAACCAGGGCGGATCGATCAATGTGGAGATCCGCAAGGTCCACGCCAGCGATCCCGAAAAGTGCGCCATCAGCTTCAGTGTCGAAGATACCGGCATCGGTATCTCGCCGGACAAGAAAGCGCACATCTTCGAAGCCTTCTCCCAGGCCGACACGAGCGTCACACGCAAATTCGGCGGCACGGGTCTTGGCCTGACTATCTCCGCACGTTACGCGGAACTGATGGGGGGCAAACTCGACCTCGAGAGTGAGCTGGGCAAAGGGACGAAATTCTTCTTCACGATCGAGTTCGAAGAACTCCCGCAGATGAACGAAGATCTCAGAGACCACTTCACCAACGTCTCCGTCGCCTTCTTCACTTCGCCCTCACAGAGCAAGAAGCAGGACGAGTACATCAAGGAGTACCTGGACTACTTCGGCGCGCAGTTCATTCCTTTCAGCGCGCCCGAAGAGCTCATAAAACTCGCCACGGAGAAGAAGGCGCAATCCGCGCTCATCGACGCGGACTACGCCTCCGACAGCGATCTGAGGAAAATGGGCAAAACGCCGATTCACTGCAACGTCATCATCAAATCGACCCAGCAGAAACGGATCGAGGCACTGAGGCTCCACTGCGAAAAGATCATCTACGAACCGGTCAACGTGACGAAAATGATCTCGCTGCTGAAAGCGGCGACCTCCGAAGTGACCAAAGAGGCGAGACGTCCGCTTCTGGACATCGACCACATCGGATTCAGCGCCAAGGCGCTCGTGGCCGAGGACAATACGATCAACCAGAAACTCATCAAGCGGACCCTCGAAGACCTGGGGCTGACCGTCGAACTGGCGGACAATGGTCTCGAAGCTTTCGAAAAGCGCAGAAACGGCGATTACGACATCATCTTCATGGATATCTCGATGCCGGTGATGGACGGGGTGGAAGCGACCCACGAGATTCTCGACTACGAAGAGGACGAAGACATTCCCCACGTGCCCATCATCGCCCTGACGGCCAACGCACTCAAAGGCGACAGGGAGAGGTTCCTGGCGGAGGGTCTCGACGAATACACGACCAAACCGCTCATTAGAGAAGAGATCGTCTCCATCCTGAAAAAGTTCCTCGGCGACAAAATGTACACCAAAGAGCCTACCGAAAGCGCGGCAAAACGGATGGAAAAGAGCAAGAAGGCGGCAGCCGCCGCGACGGCACCGCAGGAGAGCGTAAGTTTCGACGAGGTGCAAGAGGCCGCTTTGGCGACCGAGGAAACGGCGGCTCCCGGCGACACAGCGAAAGCCGATACGATCCTTGTCTTGAAAAAAAGTCCGTTAGAGGGTAAAATTTTCGCCAATCTTTTGCATCAGCTCGGTTACAAAGTCGACATGGCGGAATCACCCAAGGAGCTCGGGGACAAACTGAACGAGAATGTCGCCATCGTCTTTGTCGACAAGGAGACGGAGGGGCTGGCACTCGAACCCCTCAGCCGCGAAGTGAAGATGAGCGCGCCCCAGGCGGCACTCATCCTCATGACCGACCCGGCGACGCAGGTGGACGAAAACGAGCGCCGCTTCTGCGACGAAGTGATCATCAACCTCGTCAACCGGGACCTGATACGACTGATCATCGAAAAATTTATGAAACACGAAGGATAA
- a CDS encoding response regulator, whose product MGKIKVLVVDDDMINRKLMAAMLKKHPNIGEIIEAADGQEAITLLRDLDDIDVVLLDIIMPIMDGISVLQIMNSDPKLQNIPVIVLTTDESKKTEALNSGANDFIAKPVREQDIVGKIERLTSL is encoded by the coding sequence ATGGGCAAAATCAAAGTGCTGGTTGTCGATGACGATATGATCAACAGGAAGCTCATGGCAGCCATGCTCAAGAAGCATCCCAATATCGGCGAGATCATCGAAGCGGCCGACGGTCAGGAAGCGATCACGCTCCTGCGCGATCTCGATGATATCGACGTGGTACTGCTCGATATCATCATGCCGATCATGGACGGTATCTCCGTCCTGCAGATCATGAATTCCGACCCGAAACTTCAGAACATCCCCGTCATCGTCCTGACGACCGACGAGTCGAAAAAGACCGAAGCGCTCAACAGCGGCGCCAACGACTTCATCGCCAAACCGGTCCGCGAACAGGATATCGTCGGCAAGATCGAACGCCTCACCTCCCTTTGA
- a CDS encoding outer membrane protein assembly factor BamD translates to MQRIALIFVTGVLTMVFWAGCGAKSEEEYEKPALYWYQKMMKKIASGNLEKADNIFTSLESEHISSPLIPQAMLILMQAHIDNEEYLLANFYLEEYMKRYGSFKNRELAEFIQIKAAFYGLHSPQRDQKLISDTLIRARNYIVTYPKGEFTPMVHTMEVRLEMTRFLLNEKIARLYDRRDKPKAAAIYRKRNEASWIKADDIEPPSGGWFGWLFE, encoded by the coding sequence ATGCAGCGAATCGCTCTGATATTCGTGACGGGAGTTTTGACGATGGTGTTTTGGGCCGGCTGCGGCGCGAAAAGCGAAGAGGAGTACGAAAAACCGGCTCTTTACTGGTACCAGAAGATGATGAAAAAGATCGCGTCGGGGAACCTGGAGAAGGCGGACAACATCTTCACGTCACTGGAGAGCGAACATATCAGCTCCCCCCTCATTCCCCAGGCGATGTTGATTTTGATGCAGGCCCACATAGACAACGAGGAGTATCTGCTGGCCAACTTCTATCTTGAAGAGTACATGAAACGCTACGGCAGCTTCAAGAACCGGGAACTGGCCGAATTCATACAGATCAAAGCCGCTTTCTACGGCCTTCATTCGCCCCAGCGCGACCAGAAGCTCATCTCCGACACGCTGATTCGGGCGAGAAACTACATCGTCACCTATCCGAAAGGTGAGTTCACGCCGATGGTCCACACGATGGAGGTGCGGCTGGAGATGACCCGCTTCCTGCTCAACGAAAAGATCGCCCGGCTCTACGACCGCCGCGACAAACCCAAAGCGGCGGCCATCTACCGCAAACGCAACGAAGCGAGCTGGATAAAAGCCGACGACATCGAGCCTCCCTCCGGCGGATGGTTCGGTTGGCTGTTTGAATGA